ATTAAAAGTTATTTCCCGTTCGTTCACTTTTCCGCTACAACACAACCAAAGGGTTTTGCATTTCCCcccaactttctctctcatctcacTCTTTAATTTCCGAGCTCCAACTTCCATGGCAGAAGCTTCAAACCCTAATTCCGCAGCAAAAATGGTGGAAGATGCAGCAAATTCAAACCCTAATCAATCAGAAATGACAAACGAGGGGACAATCCAGTCAAATGCGTTAGGGGAGCACTCTGAATCCTCACTCAAAAACCCTGAAACCTCCGAAATTTCTGCTGTTGATGACCATGAGAAGACTCTGGAGTTCGCCGACGAGCTGATGGAGAAAGGAAGCTTGGCGTTTAAAGAAGGCGATTATCCCGAcgctgccgaaatttttagcCGTGCCCTAGAAATCAGGTTAGGGTTTTGATTCTCACTCTCTTTTTGAATTCAATTTTACTTGGAATGTGTTTGGTAATTATTTGTATTTTTAGGTGATTTAACTTATTGTCGAGGTTTTAGATTGATTTATTGATGATTGATAGAGTTGCATGCTTCGAATTTAGGGTTTTAGCGAATTTGGGAATTGTTCTGGATTGAAGCAAGTAGAAAGCTTCGAATTTAGGGTTTTAGCGAATTCGGGAATtgttatggattgaagcaagtaGAAAACTACTAATGATTTTAGACAATATTTTGGATCAATTGTTTGTGGATGACTGCCCCAATGCTCCTTATGTTGCACATTTAATTCCAGAAAAAACATTTGCGTTTCGCTCTcagttattttaaaaaaaatataccagTATCATCTTTTGTTGCAGATTATAAAGCTGCTTAATatttaagataagataagttcaattaaggCTGCCGAAGTTGAATTCACGACTATGATGAGCTAAAATGGGAGTTACTTTCGGGTGAATAGCACGTCCTCTTATTGTTGTTTTTAATGTTGGTTCAGTGTTTTGGCTTCTACATTTTGATATGTCATGTATCATGTATGTCTAGTTTGCCAGGCGGTGGCAGTCCTAGGAAACACTAGAAGAAGCATACAGAAAGGCAAATCCCCTCTCTTTAAAATACCCAGAAAGTTTTTTTTCCATGTAAATTAGTTTCCTAGGAAGTGTTAAGTGTTGTTTGGTTGAACATGGGAAGTAGGATTTCCCATGAGAAATTGGTACACTTTGTGGGAAGTAGAAATTACTAGGAAGTGCAATTTCCCATGAatttgtcaaccaaacaacttcaCTCCTATCCAATTCCCGGGAAGTTGCATTTCCCATGGTTTTAGATGTCAACCAATCATGCGCTTACTTTGTGGCTTGGAACAGTTCCTGGAATATCCTTCATATCTAACTTTGGACACCAAGCAAAAACGAACTTTAAATTTCTGTAAGGTAGTTTTTTTGGGATCACGAATTTGATTCGAATtccatacaacaacaacaacaacgacaaagccttagtcccaaaatgatttggggtccgttaacatgaatcgtcgtaggagatcgtcattgtcaccaatcaaaccagaaaggagcaggaattaaaaagaaaaaagtaagGAAGAGaaggtggaattaatgaaagtaagataagagaaaaataaatatatatatatatatatatattatagaagaaatattgtaagagataataaaaaataagtaaagtttaaaataaatgaataagtaaaataagtacatttcaaaatagcatgtaaaaataaaaaattcaaaagaattttaaaaataaaataaaaataagaataaaaaataaattaaaaaatagaaagaaacagaaacatgaaagctgtataagtcaaatgaagtcatcaatatattctctccctccacgcTGTCCTATcgaacgccatattttcctcaatcccaataaagctcatatcgtgctcaatcaccttcctccaagttttcttaggtcttcccctaccccttgcaatccTATCAttttgccacccttctatcctcctaaccggggcatcacttgatcttctgcttacatgtccaaaccatcttaaacgtttttccatcatcttaaagtgcaacccctactttcttcctaataatctcattcctcaaacgatcctttcttgtatgcccacacatccaacgtaacatgcgcatctccgtCACATTCATCTcgtgcacgtgacaatgtttcactgcccaacattccgtgccgtataacaaagccggttgaattgccgtgcggtaaaattttcccttcagtctttggggcatgcctgaatcacataggaaccctgtggcacctttccacttcaaccaacctgctttgattctatgggcTACATTGCCATccaattctccatccttttggataagagatcctaaataacggaacatttcagagccttggacaattttcccatATAAGGTAATCCCCCTGTCTCTCTatcttggactccactaaacttacactctatatattccgtcttgtttctactcagcctaaaaccccgagattccaaagtttgtctAATCAATACCGAATAATTTGTGTGGTAAAAACTAGGAATTCTGGATGCAAAATTTCATATTCATTGTGTTGTTTGGGATTTCAATTCTAAAACAGAAAAGTTGCAATTAAAACGTTTCCCTTCTCTCACCTCCGCTCCTATCCCGCCACCAATTTCTTTGCCACTGCCACCTTTTCTCTCCATCCTGTGTCACAACTGCTAACTATCGGAAGGCTGACATTGTCTCTAATGTTTCAcaatcattttttttcttccaaTATCCAAATGTCAAGATTCTACCTGTATATATATAGGAATGGAGATCAAAGGAGTTGAAATACCATCAATTGAGATAGGTATTGAAATTCTTTGGTCTGGGCTGGTTTGTCAAATGGTATGGAATTGGGCTAAAGACAAATGCAAATATTTGTAATTCACAAACAGGCCGTTCTAGCATTTGAATGAAATGTTATTTTCCAAACAGACCATTGCACCATACCTAGCTAAACCTAGCAAAATAGACCCGGCCCGAAATGGACCCGACCAGAATTCCAAATGTCGTTCTAGCATTTGGTCTGAAATGTTATTTTCCAAATAGACCATAAACTAATTGCACCATACCTAGCTAGACCTAGCAAAATAGACCCGGTCGATATGGACTTGACCAGAATTGACTGAACTACAAATATTTTGCTTAACCATTTCTCATGTTTCTTTTAGCTCTTATGACTTCCCTCATCTCTAACATGACATTATTTTGGATTTTAGTGGGACAATTTTTCTGAATTTCCATATGATTGAAGATTGCAGGTTTTTAACCTCCTAGATCCTGCGAACAACGGGATAgatgtttgttgtttttattctGGAATCAGCCTATCTATAGACAAGCTTTTAGTTGAATTTAAGCTCTTCTTAGATACCAAGTTTAGGTGATATAGCACGGCATCAGGGCATTAGGTTGCTTTTCTGCAACTCCTAAGCTGCATGGGTTAAGGGTGTTCTGTATTCATATCATTTGATTTCCCCCCCTTACATTCAAATGTGTTTAGTATGACCATCCTTGTTCTGCAGGGTTGCTCATTATGGTGAGCTTGCACCTGAATGCGTTAAATTGTACTACAAATTCGGCCTTGCATTGTTGTACAAAGCACAAGAGGAGGCTGATCCATTGGGATCTATGCCAAAGAAAGATGCTGAATCCCGTGAAGGTTCTGTTAAGGTTGAATCTGCAAAGAACAATCTCGAGGGTGAATCATCCATAGCTTCTGTGTCAAGTACTGCTGAGCAGTGTGCGAGTTCAAGTCAGCAGCAAGGAACCAATGATGGTACTTTATCAGACTTTTgtgttaattaatttatataatACCTAACAAAGACGATTAGAACTTAGTTTTCAACTGGATTTGGGGCAAAGACAATTTTAAACTGTGTTTTGACGCCATTGAATTGACATAGATAGATATCACAGGTTCATGTTTGGCTTGACTAGGTTGAGCATTTTTCTTGAGGAACGCATGTAATGTTGATCTGGTAAAATACCAGACAACTGCACCGGCCAGACTTTTGAATATAAGTATGCAAATATGGTCATGAGTTGGGCCGGGCCCATGCCAGGCCCTCTTTGCATCGTGCCGTGCAGGgctgaaaagttcaaaatatGGCCCAGGCCCACAGGCTATCATGCCGGGCCTGACTGGcgtgcctaaacctaaatttaGAGTGttttgtcgtgctttttccaaaaaaaatgccCACAACTTCGTGCCTGGCTGGCTTTTTTCGTGATGGGTTGGGCCTCGGGCCGGCCCAGCTCACAGCCATCTTTATACATATGTTCAGGAACATTATGCACTGTATATTTTCTCGCACTTCTCATGTCAATATTACATTAATGGACTTTTTTTTATGAGATAGTTCCAACAGAAGAGGGAGATGAAGACGGGGAAAGCGATACAGATGAAGTTAATGAAGCCGAGGAAGATGAATCTGACTTGGACCTGGCATGGAAAATGCTTGATCTTGCTAGGGCAATATCAGAAAAGCAGTCAAAGCAGACGATAGACATGGTAGATATATTGGCAGCTCTTGCTGAAGTTTCCCTTGAAAGAggtatcatataataatttcttTCAAGTGGCTACGGATCACCTCATTGTCTAGTAGTAATCGTTTACTCTAATTATTTGACTGCCATTCAAGTTTCTTAGCTGTTCTATTCTCTTGCTGTTACTCGATTTCACTAAATCTGGTTTGACATTTTGGTTGCTCTTTGCAGAGGATATTGAGACATCGCTCAGTGATTATCAGAAAGCACTTACCATGTTGGAGGGTTTGGTTGAACCTGATAATCGCTATATAGCTGAGTTGTATCCTTCAAGCTTTCTGAAATTCTTTAATGGTTAAACTTTAAATTGtgtacctcttcgcttcctttccatgaagtagaagatggccttcccgttgtcgtcccgttatcgcttttggctCAATTGGAAACCTCTCTGCAGTTGCAGGGTTGAGTACccgaccccccttaccccgcttcttgcgggagcctctttgaggcaatggggtaatgataatgataatgataatgataatgatgacccTGGTTTGGGACCCTGTTTATTGGCTCTTGAGTTGGCTTTCCCTGCATAGTGCTTGCAAGGCATTTTCTTTTTATACTTTGTGAAACTCTGTTAACCAATCCCATGCATAGCGTAATTAGGACATCCACAATCCACATGGTCTCAAAGGAACATCATTCTATAATCTTTGCACAAGGTTTTACAGACTAGTTAATAGTCTTCTTGGTAGCTTTTTGTTTGCCTAAAGTCCCGAGTAAGACTCcagtgtaaaatgatttttcaagggaaaacacaatttcaaactagttttcctttggttctttaaaagaaaatgggagaagatggtgaagaagggAGAGGAAGGTGAGGAGGAAaggtggaaaagtggtttccctccctttcaaatggaaaaggtttaTCCACCTTTAAGGGAGTTATAGAAAATTGTTTTCATCCCTTTACAAACCAAACAAcgaaaaatgattgaaaaggggaacATCGTTtcccatgaaaacgttttacaccctatCAAACGGAgcttaaatgtatttttttccCGCAAAGACAACGAACTTATATTAGTGGTCGGAGCCTAAATGTTAAATGGGGGTACCTATTGAGTTCTTGGAtcccaagataacttttatagaAATTAGATTCTATTTCATTGCTTTGCTACTTTGTAACCTTGACAATAGATATCAGAAATTTCCGCATCTGCCTTTGTCTAGAGGTTGGCTCCAGGTCTGAAGAAGCTATTCCGTATTGCCAGAAGGCTATAACTGTTTGTAAATCAAGGATTTTGCGCTTGTTGGATGAACTGGACAGCACACCAGTGTCAACAACCGCGCCTCAGTCTTCTGTTGCTGATAAACAAGCAGAGATTCAAACATTGAAGAGTCTCTCCAGTGAGCTGGAAAAGAAGGTAAGTCCCCCCTATCCCCCTCTCTCTCACTCTCATACACACACGGACATTAGAGCTGATTAACATAAGCCCGACCCGGCCTGAAAAGTAACGGATTTGGCAGAATTGTAGGACTGGTTTCCGGGCCCGGCctgaattttttaatttttttacggGTTTTGGGCAACGTAAAACTACAGTTTTAGATATAAATTTTGCTCGACCCGAAAAGCCTGCTATTTGGCCCGGCCCTGCCTGACATAATGGGTAGATTTGAAGGGCACAACCCAGCCCGTACCCGACACTGCTCGCTTTTTTAGCAGGTTTAACGAACATGTATAAACACACAAATGTAAACTCACACACCCTTCCCCAACACAACCGCGGCCCGGCACGACATAATGGGTAGATTTTAAGGCTGTGGCCCGGCCCGCCTTTTGACCAGGTCTAACGAACATTTATAAAACACAAATTGCACACTCACTGACTCACACTCGCACACCCTTCTCCAACACAACtgccatcacctttttcctgtTCTAGGACTGTTATGACTAACAATGCTTCTGTCACCAGCTTGAAGATCTGCAACTATTGGTATCCAACCCAACATCTATCCTCTCCGATATCCTGTGTTTGGCAGCAACGAAAGCAAGGGCCAATGAGCAGGCTTCAGCTTCAGCAGCAGCAAGTTCTTCACGTATTGGTGTTGCCGCCACAAGCAATGGTGGAGATTTCGATTCTCCCACCGTATCCAGTGCTCACACCAGTGGAACCACCATCACCAGAGAAGTAACAGATCTTGGTGTTGTGGGCAGAGGAGTAAAGCGTGTCAACATGAGTTCTGCGAATGTAGTAGAATCATGCTCCAGCAAAAGACCTGCCATTGATTCTAAACCTGATACAGGCGATAACAAAGGTGCTTGAAAAACAACTTCAGATATTCTTACAAATGAATGTTTTACCCATTTCAAGTCTGATTCAGCcgaatattattatttttcccaTCGTATTTTTATGCATGTATTACTTGGATAAATAGCTTTGATTTTCTGAGTTCTGGTTATTTATGCAGGTGATAACAAAGGTGCTTGAAAACAACTTCAGATTATTCTTACAAATGAACATTAGCCATTGTTTCAAGTCTGATTCAGCcgaatattattattttatgcaTGTATTACTTGGATAGGTAGTTTTGCTTTTCTGAGGTCTGGTTATTTATGTTGTACGATTTTTACCtactgggttttttttttgttatggtaAATCCTGGTTTCAGTTGTTGGTTGACATAATTTCTTGTGTAGTTGTGCTCATGGAACTTATGGTTTCGGAACCTGCTCTTTTCATTATCATTTACCTTATGGATAACATCTTACCTTAAAAATCTCATTAATCCAGAAAATGAGTTTATTCTGTTGGGGATTGCATTTTTCTTGGTTTTTCCCCCGTATATAGGGACAAACCTTTTCTCTCTTAAATATCCAGGCCCGTTAGTCCTGGATAAGACCGGCCCGAAAAACCTTCTCTCTTAAATATCTAGGCCCATTAGTCTGGGACAAGACCGGCCCGTTTTATATAGCAGGTATAGATAACTAGTCAAAGCTTGTGAGAGAGGACTTTGTTTCCATTTTAAGCCTGTTGGACCCAACCCATATCCTGTCAAAACACGCAAATGATCACCTCTAAGTCTATATTGCGCCCTTGGTCGGATTTTTACACGTATGATTTAAGTTAGTGATCAGTGATCAAGTTTCCATGAAAAATTGTACATCGTACATAATCAACAtacttttttttgagggaacataatcaacataccttgGTGGAAGTCACTAGGTCAAACCTCATTAGCTGTAAAGTATTGGGAATGACTCAAATGTAAACCTGCGTAACTGAGTTCTTTAACCCGAGAGGCTGAAATAGCTATTGGTTCATCATGGTCATTTTTCTTACGTACTACTATAAAGAATTGTGAAGAACACATTACTTATATAGTTATATATATTGACAAAGTTACAAGAAAACAAAACCAGCATAGTTATAAAGTGTTAAGATCCAAGAAacatgatacatataattgactTTTAGATGACTTTTAgacaaaataatcattttcagGAAATCGACTAAGTAGAGATGATTGGCTACTACGGAATACGGAGTATTAGTCACGGACCTCATGGTTAGCAgttaattatttcaagttttgGCTTCTCATTAATTGACTTTTGCAGTTTGTCCAATGATTAGgtgaataattaataataacagATTATTAAACTCGAAATTTCATGTTCTTCGATTGTGTTAAATTCTTTAATCATAATCATCAACATATTCTTTTTGAGCTAAATATAGGTGAACTTGAACTAATTTTAGACCTAGTAATATTGGTTGAGGATAAAAGTTACTCTCGTGACCTTACTCAAGGAGAAAAGTGATCATGACCGAGAATAAAAATAACCTTATCCAGTAGTTATCCTACTCGGTCTCAAGTCACCACCGACCAGAAACAAAAGTGAACATGTTTAGATAAAAAAATGATTGAGGTCAAAGATGTAAGTGACTTTAAGGGAAAAAAGGTAAAGAGCTCGATTACTCATTCAATCCCACCACTAAATTGGTAATGTAAATCCATTtagcataaaaaaaaaaaaattgctaaaaTCTAAGATATTTAAGAACAAAAGTTTGTCTTTTATAACAAAAATTTAATAGAATGCTCACTAGTTAGAACTCTTAGATGGGAAAGAGAATTTGTTGTTTCTTTTTAAAACCTAATTGTACCCACATACACGATTATATGAGCTAACAAATAAAAACTCATCGGTTAATCGAGTGTAGTAGGTACCCTGGTTAAAGTGGCCCGGAATCTTACTTTCTTTGGTaattggtgttaggttatgacaaatacaAAACATATATTTTAtgaggaaaaaccataaagccaggaatcgaAATTAATTACCACATAATAATTAGCAAAATTTAGGATGCGTACATTCGACCAGAAACAAAAGTGAACATGTTTAGATTAAAAAAATGAT
This genomic stretch from Spinacia oleracea cultivar Varoflay chromosome 3, BTI_SOV_V1, whole genome shotgun sequence harbors:
- the LOC110787490 gene encoding NASP-related protein sim3 — its product is MAEASNPNSAAKMVEDAANSNPNQSEMTNEGTIQSNALGEHSESSLKNPETSEISAVDDHEKTLEFADELMEKGSLAFKEGDYPDAAEIFSRALEIRVAHYGELAPECVKLYYKFGLALLYKAQEEADPLGSMPKKDAESREGSVKVESAKNNLEGESSIASVSSTAEQCASSSQQQGTNDVPTEEGDEDGESDTDEVNEAEEDESDLDLAWKMLDLARAISEKQSKQTIDMVDILAALAEVSLEREDIETSLSDYQKALTMLEGLVEPDNRYIAELNFRICLCLEVGSRSEEAIPYCQKAITVCKSRILRLLDELDSTPVSTTAPQSSVADKQAEIQTLKSLSSELEKKLEDLQLLVSNPTSILSDILCLAATKARANEQASASAAASSSRIGVAATSNGGDFDSPTVSSAHTSGTTITREVTDLGVVGRGVKRVNMSSANVVESCSSKRPAIDSKPDTGDNKGDNKGA